AACGGACCAATCTGCAGGAAGTTCTGCGCCAGTCCGAAGGCGCTGCCCTTCGCCAGGTTGAACGTGCCCGCCCAGTCATCGGGCGTGAAGACGCGCTCCACCTCGATGTCCGACTCCAGGTCCGGATGGCCCAGCTCCGCCAGACGCGCGAACACCTTGGCGCGCACCTTGGGGCCCTCCTCCTTCCAGTCGAGCGACGGGTGCTGATGCGGCACGGGGACGAGGACGTAGAGCGAGTCCTTGCCCTCGGGCGCGAGCGACGCGTCGGTGCGCGTGGGCGCATTCACATAGAAGCTCGGGTCCTCCGGCACGCGGAAGCGCTGGAAGATGTCCTCGAACGAGCCCTTGTAGTCGCGGCCGAAGACCACGTTGTGGTGCCCCAGCTCCGGGTACTTCCGGCGCATCCCCAGGTAGAGCATGTAGCCACTGGACGTGTAGCGCAGCGACTCGCGGCGCTTGAGCGTGGTGACCTCCGGGTCCAGCAGCTTCTCGTAGGCGTAGGGCAGGTCCGCGTTGCACAGCACCGCGTCCGCCTCCAGCACCTCGCCGCCCGCGAGCCTTACCCCGGTGGTGCGGCCGCCCTCCGTGAGGATGCGCTCCACGGGCGTGCCGTAGTGGAAGCGCACGCCCTCCTCGAGCGCCAGCTTCTCCAGCGCCTGCGGAATCGCATACAGGCCGCCCTTGGGGAACCAGATGCCCACGCCCAACTCGGTGAAGGGCAACAGGCCATACACCGCCGGCGACTCGAAGGGAGACACGCCCAGGTACATCGTCTGGAAGGTCATCGCCGCGCGCAGCCGGTCGTCCTTGAAGTAGCGGCTGACGTCCGGGTACATGCGCCGGTGCGCGCGCACCTGGAGGATGCGGGCGAGCACGCGCGGGGACAGGTAGTCGGTGATGCCCTCGTAGTTGCGGCCCACCAGGTGGTCCAGGCTCGTGCGGTACTGGACACGCCCCTGGGCGAGGAAGGCGAGGTAGCGCGCGTAGCTGCCCGGCTCCACCCGCTCCAGTTCGCGCCCCATGGCGCACAGCTCGGAGGTGAACGTGACGTCCGAGCCGTCGCGGAAGTGCACCCGGTAGTTGGGCTCGCACTTGAGCAGCGTCAGGTAGTCCTCGATTCGGCGGCCGAGCGCGCGGAAGGTCTCCTCGAACACCTCCGGCATCAGCACGATGGTGGGACCGATGTCCCAGGTGAACCCCTCCACCCGCAGCCGGTTGCAGCGACCTCCCGGCCCCGACGTCTTCTCGACGACGCGCACGTCGAAGCCCTGGTGCGCCAGTCGCGCCGCCGCGGCCAGACCTCCGACTCCGGCGCCCACCACCACCACGCGTCTGCCTTGGATTCGCGAGCTCATGAGGTCCTCAGGCGATGCGATGGGCCAGACGGGCGATGAGCGCGTCCAACAAATCCCGGGCCCCGTTGGGGTTGGGCAGCGAATGCAGCGCGCGCCGGGCCGCGTGGGAGCCGCGCGTCACCCATCGCTCGCACGCCTCACGGCCGCCGCACTCCTCCACCAACGTCCGGGCCCGCGCCAGGGCGCGCGCGTCCTTGAGCGACTCGGGCAGCGACCAGAGCAGGTCCAACTCCTCGCGGGCCCTGGGCGTGGCGCGCACGTAGGCCGCCAGCACCGGGAAGGTGCGCTTGCCCTGCATGAAGTCGCCGTCCGCCGCCTTGCCCGCGACGCTCGAGTCACCGAACAGGCCGATGAGGTCGTCGCGCAGCTGGTAGGCCAGCCCCACGTGCCGACCCACGCGCTCGAGCCCCGCCACCAGCTCCGGACTCGCGCCCCCCAACATGGCCCCGCAGACGAGCGGCGCGCAGAAGCCGTAGCGCGCCGTCTTGAGGTAGGCCACGCGCAGCGTCTGGAACAGCGACACCTGCGACAGCGGCGTGCCGCCCAACGCCAGGTCCAGGTACTGGCCCGCCGCCGTGTGCCGGCACACCGACAAGTAGTAGCGCACCACCCTCGCCACGCCCGGCAGGCCCGACTCCAACATGGCCTCCAGCGAGCGCGCGAAGAGGTGGTCGCCCACCACCACCGCCAGGTCCTCGCCTCCGCGCCCCGGCGCGAGCAGGTGGTGCAGCGCCGCCCCGCCCCGCCGCAGGTGCGCCCGGTCCGCGACGTCGTCGTGGATGAGCAGGAAGGTGTGCAGCAGCTCCAGCCCCGCCGCGAAGCGCCACAGCTCGGCCGGCACCACCGGCGTGCCCTTCGCCAGACAATGCCCGGCCATCACCAGCGCCGGTCGCACCCGCTTGGCTGGCCGCAGGGCGTACGTGCGCGCCTGCGCCATGGCCCAGGTCCAGCGCGCGTCCAGGCGGGCCTCGTCCGGCAAGTCGAACAGCTCGCCCAACGACGTCTCCACCTGCGCCTGCACGAGCTTCAGCCAGGCCTGCTCCAGGGGAAGCTCGCCCGACATCGGCTGTGCGGCGGGACGGGGAAGGGCCATCGGTTGATCCTCCGGATTCAGGCGGCTGCCACTGAGAGGTAGCGTTTGCGTCCAGGCCTTGTCAAGGCTATGTCCATGGTTTGTATCAACCTTGTCCACCAGGGGTCACCTCATGAAGACGTGGATCACCGGCACACTGGCGGCCGCCCTGCTTTCCCAGGGAGCCCTCGCGTCCAACCTTCCGGACGGCCCGCAGGACGCGACGTTACGAACCTCGAGCGGAGATGAGGTGCGTCTCTCTCGCTGGCGTGGAAAACCGGTAATTCTCTTCTACGAGGACAAGGACTCCACGGCGCTCAACGCGGGGCTGAAGGAGGAGCTCTTCGCGCGGGGCAAGGAGCGCAACCTCCTGGGGGCGGCCACGGTGGTGGCGGTGGCCAACCTCATGAAGTTCGACTTCTTTCCCGCCCGGCAGATTGCCCTCTCCTATGTCCGGGACGAGGAGAAGAAGGTGGGGGTGCCCATCCTGGTGGACCTCAAGGGGACGATGGGCGCGGCGCCGTGGACGCTGCCGCTGAAGACCTCCAACGTGCTGCTGCTGGATGCCCAGGGAGTGTTGCTCTATCGACACTCCGGAAAGATGAAGCCGGAGGAGCAGACGGCCTTCTTCGAGACGCTCAGCAAGCTGGTGGGGGTGGACCTCACCACGCCGGTGGCCGCGCCGGGAGCCACCCCATGAAGGTGGCGGTGACGGGGGCCACGGGGTTTCTGGGCCCGGGGGTTGTCCAGGGTTTGTTGACCCAGGGCCACCAGGTCCAGGTGCTCACGCGGGACGTGGGCCGGGCGCTGGAGCGGCTCCCCTCGGGGGTGACGGGGGCGGTGTTCGACGGGCGGACGGCGATGGGGGCCGAGGCGCTCTCGGGCGTGGACGCGGTGGTGCACCTGGCGGGCGAGCCGGTGGCGCAGCGGTGGACGAAGGACGCGAAGCAGCGCATCCACGACAGCCGGGTGCAGGGCACGCGGGTGTTGGTGGACGCGATGAAGGCCGCGGGCACGGTGAAGCGCTTCGTGTCCACGTCGGCCATCGGCTACTACGGCGGAGCGCGCGAGGCGGAGCCCCTGACGGAGGACAGCGCGCCGGGCGACGACTTCCTCGCGAGGGTGTGCGTGGCGTGGGAGGCGGAGGCGTGGCGGGCGCGCGCGGAGGCGGGCATCTCCACGGCGGTGGTGCGAATGGGCATGGTGCTGCACCCGGACGGGGGCGCGCTGCACAAGATGCTGCCGCCGTTCCGCATGGGCGCTGGAGGCCCGGTGGGCAGCGGCAAGCAGTACGTGAGCTGGATTCATCTGGACGACGCGCGAGCGCTCCTCCAGTTCGCGCTGGCGCACCCGGAGCTGGAAGGGCCGGTGAACGCCACCGCGCCGGAGCCGGTGACGAACGCGGCCTTCGCGCACGCGCTGGGCCACGCGCTGGGGCGCCCCAGCGTGATGCATGTCCCGGCCTTCATGGTGAAGGCGGCGCTGGGGGAGATGTCCAAGGTGGTGCTCGAGGGCCAGCGGGTGCTGCCCGCGCGCGCGCAGGCGGCGGGCTTCGCGTTCGGCTTCCCGGAGCTGGAAGGCGCGCTGAAGCAGCTGCTCGGCTGAGCGATGAAGCCCAGACCTTCGCGTGGGTGACTCGGGCTAGAAACGGTGACTCGAACTGCCTAGGAGCGACGCGGGATGGACGCCAGGGAGCTGGAAGCGCGAGCGCGAGCGGAAGGGACACCCGTCATCATCGGCGACACCGCCACCTTCGTGTGGCGCGGGCGCGGGCCGGTCTTCGTCCAGGGGGACTTCCAGGACTGGAAGGGCGAGCCGCTGCCGCTGGAGCGCGCGGGCCCCGGCCTGTGGAAGCGCTCGCTGGCGCTGCCCCGCGACGCCTATGTCGAGTACGCGCTGTTCGACGCGAAGGGCCGTCGGGTGAGGGACGACTTCAACGCGCGCGTCTGCGACAACGGCTTCGGCGAGAGCAACCACGTCTTCTACATGCCCGACGGAGGGCCCGCCCTGCCCTCGCGCAGGCCCCGAGGCATCCCCCGCGGCCGCGTCACCCGGCACCGCGTGGACATGTCCGACACGGGCCTGACGGGCCAGCGCACCGTGCACCTGTACGCCCCGCCGACGAAGGCGCCCGTGCCGCTGGTGGTGGTGCTCGACGGCGAGGAGTACCTGCGCCGCGTGCGGCTGCCGGAGCTGGTGGACACGCTCATCGCCGATGGCCGCATGAGCCCCATCGCCCTGGCGCTCGTCTCCCACGGCGGCCCCATGCGCGACGTGGAGTACGCGTGCAGCGAGTACACCGTGGGCCTGTTGGCGTGGAAGGTGCTGCCCCTGGCCCGGGAGCACCTGTCCCTGATGGACGAGCGCCACCACCCGGGCGCCCATGGGGTGCTGGGCTCGTCCTTGGGCGGGCTGATGTCCCTCTTCATCGGCCTGCGCGCGCCGGAGACCTTCGGGAAGGTGCTGTCCCAGTCGGGCGCCTTCGTGGTGGAAAACCACGAGTTCGTCGTCTTCGACCTGGCGCGGCACGTGCCCCGACGCCCGCTGGAGGTGTGGATGAGCTGCGGCCGGTTCGAGGGGCTGCTGGAGGGAAACCAGCGAATCGACCCCCTGCTGAAGGCCAGCGGCCACCAGGTGGAGTACCGGGAGTACAGCGGCGGCCACAACTACACCGCCTGGCGGGATGACCTGGTGCGTGGGCTGGAGTGCCTGTTCCCTCCCTCCCCCGCCGCCAAACGCCGGTAGTTGCTGAACGAATTGGATTGTCTACAGGTGGTCATTCGACTCGCGCACAGCGGAGGGAGGAGCCACCTTCGGGCTGGACGCAACTGGCGCCGGAGGCGTCCGATAACTCCCTTGAGACTTCCCGGAGCCATGTCAGCACCGGCTCGCAGTCTTCCTGGAGCGCACGCATGTCGCGCATTGATGGTGGAAACCGTTCGTCGTCGCCGAAGAGCTCCCTCCCGGAGCGCTCCAGCACGGAGCGGGCGGATTCCGCCGCCAAGGGCGCGCAGCAGAGCCCCGGAAAGAAGGACGCCCAGGCAACTCGCGCGGTGAGCCCGTTCCAGGGGCGCAGCGACTTCGAGCCGGACCGCCGTCCGACGCCTCGCGCCACGCCGGCGGTGGCGCTGGGGGGTGGCCCGCTGGCGCCCGCGTCCTCCGAGGCCTCGGCCATCGCCGGGGCGGACGCGGAGCTGGAGCTGCTCTCCGAGTTCTCCGACGCGGACGCGCAGGGCGGCATGGCCTCCGCGATGCTGCACGCGCACGCGGACGAGCCCGCCTCACAGGCCCGCATCGTCGAGCGGCTGAAGCAGGATGGCCGGCTGGAGTCGCTCTTCGGTGAGGTGTTCCGCGAGGGCAACCCGTACGTCGAGCAGCCGCACCGGGCCGCCGTCGTCCGCGCGCTCGACACCGCGATGGCGCGGGGCACCGTGACGAGCGACGACCTGCGCTCGTTCACCCGCGGCGCCTACGCGCAGGAGTGGCGGCAGATCGGCTCCGAGCTGTCCGCTCCGGACGCGAAGCCGTAGTCACCCAGGCGAGGGGTTGTCGCCCCGCCGGGCCGCGCCGGTGGTGATGAGCGCACGCCTTGCCCTGCGTCGGACGACGCGTCATGCCCGGCGCGCGCAGACCCGCCGCTCCTCGAGAATCAGCGCGGGGCGCGGACGATGCGCCCCGCCCCGACTCAGGAACCGAGCCGCCCGACGAGCGCGCCGCGAACCGCGTTGGACACCGCGCGCGCCTGCTTCGTGAGCTCCTCGGGCATCCAGTAGTAGAGCAGCTTGCCGCCCGTCTCGACCTGGGCGCGGACGAAGCGCATGCCCTGGGCCTGCGCGTGCTCCTGGCTCGCGGGCAGGCACCTCTTGCACAGGCACGGCAGCGCCGAGTTCTCCTGGTGCGCGGTGAAGTTGATGGGGCCCCCGCCCGCGCTGGAGAGGAGCAGCTCCGCGTCTCCAGCGGTGAGCGTGCGCGGCGTCTGGAGCGACATGCCCAGCGCGCCCTTCGCGGCCTGGATTCCCTTGCCCGACTCGAAGCGCAGCTTGGGGATGGCGGTGGTGATGTCGGTGATGGGCACGCGGTTCTTGCGGCCCACCCAGCCGTCGTCATCCAGGGACAGCCCTTCGAGCACGGCGACGAGCCACAGGGCCTCGTCCGGGGGACGCACCGTGACGAGGAAGAGGCGACCGCCGTTCTCGAGCGGGGCCAGGTGCTTGCTCTGGCTGCGGTAGCGGTCCGTGGGCAGCACCTTGCCGGGAGCGAGGCCGGCGGCCTCCTTCTCGAAAATCGCCTTGCTGATGATGGCCAGCATGTCGGGCATGTCCGCAGTGTACCAGGGCGCATAGAGTTCGCGGGTGATGCTCGACTGGGACCTGGCCACCGTGCGGTTGCTCGACGAGGACGTCACGGTGCGGCGCGAGGCGGCGGGCACCGTCGACGGCTCGCGGCTCGACGGACGCTACGCGCTGAGGCAGGCGCTGCTCACGGACGAGGACGCGCAGGTGCGCGCCATCGCCGCGCGGCGACTGGGAGACGCGAGGGACGGTCGCTTCGCCCCCGCGCTGCTGGAGTCGCTCGAAGACCCCATGCCGATGGTGCGGGACCGGGCGTGGCGCGCGCTCGCGCGACTGGGCGTGAAGGACCTGCTCGCGTCGGCGACACGGGCCGTGCGCTGGGAGCCCGTGTGGTGGGTGCGCAGGGCCGCGGTGCGCGCCTCGGCCTCTGTCGCGGGCGCGGAGGCCGTGGCGGTGTTGCTGGCTGCGCTGGAGGACCCATTCTGGCGCGTGCGTCACGCGTCGGTGCAGGCCCTGGCGTGGCTGGGCGCGGAGAACGAAGCCCTGCGGAACGAGGTCCAGCAGGCCGCGGAGAGACACCCCCAGGGCCCCGTGCGCGCGGCGGTGGCGTGGCTGGAGTCCGAGTGGAACACCGGCGCTCGGGATGGAGCCACGCTGCCCGCGCCTCTCGCGTCTCCGGCCGGGGTGCCAGGAGCCGAGCCCCTCTCCAGCGAGGACCCGGCGGTGACGACCGCGCGACTGGAGGCACGGTCCGCCGAGTCCGTCTCCGCGCGCGAGCTGGTGGAGTGGCTGGGAGATCCGCATGAGCCCCTGCGTGCGCTCGCGCGGCGGCGGTTGAGGGAGCGGAAGGAGGTCGAGGCCATCCGCCTCGCGATGCGATGGCTGGACGAGCCCCGTGTCCCGCATGCGCGCGACGAGGCGCAGGCGCTGCTCGACCGACCGCCCGTGGATGAAGTCGCGCTCGCCAGGCGGGTCCTCGAATCCCTCCCGAAGCCCAGGCCCGGAGCGTTGGCGTGGGCCGGGCGCATCGCGGTGAAGCACGGCCTTCAGGACCACGTGTCCCAGCTCCTTGCCTGGATGGTGCATCCGGACGCCACCTATCGCCGCGCCGCGCTCGGCGCGCTCGTGCATGCGCCGACGCATCGTCGCGACGTGCTGAACGCCCTGGATGACGGGGACGAGACGGTGCGCGAGGAGGTCATCGCGGCGTGGGAGCAACGCCCCAAGGCGCGCGCCGCGTTCGACGACTTCGTCGAGGCACTCGTCGCCTTCGCGCCCAAGGCACGGACGCCGAGAGAGCGCCGGGCTGTCGCCTCCGCCGCGGCCCATCAGCAGGACCTCGACGTGCTCCGACAGCTCGCCTGGGACGAGGACTCCGCGACGAGCGCGGCGTCCTTGGAGGCATTGTCCGCGCTGGGCGAGCTCAGCGACGCGGAGCGACAGCAGGCCCGTGCTCACGAAGACCCGTGGCTGCGCGCCGCCGTGCTGGACGTGGACAACGCCGCACACGCCTGCCTCCACGACGCGGACGCCACGCTGCGACGCCAGGCGCTGGAGCTGGTGCTCACGCACGCACGCGAGCTCGACGACGAAGGCCTCGCGCACGAATCAACAGGGACGCTCGCTCGCAGTCACTCGCCTGCACAGGGGATGCGCGCCCGATTCGACGAGCAGCCCTCGACCGAGCGCGCTGAAACCCCAGCGGTCCCATCCACCGAAGGACTCGCACGCAACGGGGCGCCCGCCCCAGGGATGAGCGCCCGCTCCGCGGAGCAGCTCTCGCTCGAAACAGATGAAGCCTCGGCGCTTCGGCCCACCCCGGCGAGCACAGCCGGCGGCCCCTCATCCGCTGAGCCACTCGCGCCCGAGAGCGATGAAGCCCCAGCGCTCAAGACCGTCGTGTCCCTCGCCTGCTGCGGCTCACCGGACCCGTGGGTACGAGCCCGCGCCGCGGAGCAGCTCTCGCCCGAGCACGCAGACACGGAGCTGCGCGCGCTCCTGCGCCTGTCACGCGACACCGAGCTCATGGTCCGCACGGCGGCGGCCTCGCCCCTGGAGTCCTGCGAGACACTCGACGCGCGCCTCGACGCACTCCTGCGCCAGCCCGCCACCGATGACACCGTGGACCTGCGCATCGCCGCCTGGACGTGGCGCCTGCGCCGCGCGGACGACGACGCCTTCGCCCGGCTCCGTGAGTCCCTCGGCGGCACCACCGAGTCCCCCCGCGTCGTCCCCCACCTGCGGGCCCTCTCCCTCACCTTCCCCGAGCCCCTCTTCGCCGACGAACCCGAGCTGGCGCGTCAGCGCCCCACCGCCTCCTCACGCCCCCGGGAGCGTCCCGCGCCACGGCCCTTCCTCCCACGCGCCAGCGCACGCCCTCTCGGCCGCACGGGCCTGACGGTCTCCCCCCTCGTCCTCTCCGGCGCGCACCTCACCACGCGCGAGCCCTTCTTCGAGGCCCGCGACGCAGGCATCGACACGTTCTTCTGGGAGCCCCGCTACGCCGCGCTGACGCAGTTCCTGCGCGGAGGCCGGAGCACGCGCGAGCAGTCCGTCATCATCGCGGGCACCTACCACTCGGGCGCCGCCGCCATCCGACGCGACGTGGAGTCCGCGCTGCGCCGCTTGCACACCACCTGGCTCGACGTCTTCCTGCTCTTCTGGGTCCGCGCACCCGAGCGCCTCTCCGACGAGAACCACGCCGTGCTCGAGCAACTCCGCAAAGAGGGCAAGCTGCGCGCCTTCGGCTTCTCCACACACCTGAGAGACCTCGCCCGCGACGCCCTCGTCCGACACGACTGGCCCGTGGTGATGACCCGCCACAGCGCCGCGCACCCGGGCGCCGAGGCCACCTTCCTCCCCGAGGCCCAACGTCGCGGCACCGGTGTCCTCACCTTCACCACCACCTGCTACGGCCGGCTGCTCAAGCCCGTCCCCGGCGAGCCCCAGGACGCGCCCCTCCCGACGGCCGTGGACTGCTACCGCTACTCCCTCTCGCAGCCAGGCGTCAGCGCGAGCCTCACCGCGCCGCGCAACCGGCGCGAGCTGCTCCACAACCTCGACGTGCTGTCCCGCCCGTACATGGAACCCGACGCGCTGGGGGCCATGCGCGCCCACGGTGAGCGCGTGCGCGCCCAGGGACGACTCCTCGATTCCCTGGTCCGCCGGGCTCCCGGAGGCCCTCGCGAAGCGCTGCTCGCCCTGATGGACGAAGAAGGCCCGGCCGAGCTGGAGGACCTTCCTTCATCGTGAAGGATGTGGTCAGCTTCGTTCCGCTCCTGGGGTCGCGTGCAGCCAGCCTTCCGTCCGCGATGTCACGTCGCGGCTGCCCATGACACCCATTGAAGGACGACGCGGTACGAGGTCCGCCTGGCGGGCTTCCCCGACCTCGTCCGCCTCTGCCGTGCAGGTGGCGGCGTCCCCAGGAGCTCGCAGTCTCATCGGTGGTCCCGGAGCACGTGAATGGACCTGGTCTCACTCCTCCTCGAGCTCAAGCCGCTGATGGAGGACCCCGAGGGGAACTTCAGCCGCATCACGGGACTGCTCGAGCGCCACCAGGGCCTCGCCGAGTACGAGGTCGCCCGCTTCTACGTCAGCCGCCACTGGAGCGCGGTGGTCTCCCGCCGGCTCAACAGTCAGGACCCGCGCGAGCGCCAGGAGGCCGTGCGCCTCATCCCCCTGCTCTTCCCGCGCCTCATCGCCGCCGGGCACCTGCGCCGCCGGGTGAAGGACGCCGACACCCGCGTGGCCTCCGCCGCGCGCGCCGCCGTGCACAAGCTGGGGCTCTCCGACGTGTCGCTGCCCGACACGCGCATGAAGCCGCCGCGACGTCCCCACCCCAGGGCCCTGGGCGGCTGGAACCCCACCGGCTGGCTCTACGGCCTCTACCCCCGCTCGCGCGGCAAGGTGAAGCGCAAGCCCGACGACCTCCCCACCCTGCCGAAGCTCGAGAGCCGACAGGACGTGGCCCGCCTCGTGGGCGTGGAGGAATCGGAGCTGGAGGCGCTGATGCGTCCCGGCTCCGGCCCTGGCTCCGGCTACGTGGAGTTCGAGGCCCCCAAGCGCTCCGGTGGCGTGCGCCGCATCTGCGCGCCCCGCGAGAAGCTCAAGTCCGCGCAGCGCGCCCTGCTCGAAGGGCTGCTCGCGCACCTGCCTCCGCATGACGCCGTGCACGGCTTCGTGCAGGGCCGCTCCACGGTGACGAACGCGAACGCCCACGTGGGCGCGAACGTCGTGGTGCGCGTGGACCTGGAGGACTTCTTCCCCACCGTGCACTACCGGCGCGTGAAGGGCCTCTTCGCGGCGTACGGCTACAACGACGAGGTGGCCACCACGCTCGCGGGCCTCACCACGTGGCGGCCCAAGCTGCCGGACGGCACCGTGGTGTGGCCCGGCGTGTTGCCGCAGGGCGCGCCGACCTCGCCCGCCATCGCCAACCTCGTCTGTCGCCGCATGGACGCGCGCCTGCAGGCACTGGCGACGAAGGCCGGCGCCGCGTACACGCGCTACGCGGACGACCTGTCCTTCTCCTTCGCGAAGCCTCCGGAGAAGCTGGGCCGCTTCTTCTGGTGGGTGAACGCCATCCTCCAGCAGGAGGGCTTCACGGAGAACGCCCCCAAGCGCCGCGTCATGCGACAAGCCGGGCGCCAGCGGGTGACGGGGCTCACCGTCAACCAGCGCGTGGCGATTCCCCGCGAGGAGCGCCGCCGCTTCAAGGCCATCCTCGCCAACTGCCGCAAGCACGGCGTGGACTCGCAGGCCCGAGGCCGTCCGGACTTCCCGGCGTATCTGGAG
This genomic interval from Myxococcus guangdongensis contains the following:
- a CDS encoding peroxiredoxin family protein; translation: MKTWITGTLAAALLSQGALASNLPDGPQDATLRTSSGDEVRLSRWRGKPVILFYEDKDSTALNAGLKEELFARGKERNLLGAATVVAVANLMKFDFFPARQIALSYVRDEEKKVGVPILVDLKGTMGAAPWTLPLKTSNVLLLDAQGVLLYRHSGKMKPEEQTAFFETLSKLVGVDLTTPVAAPGATP
- a CDS encoding HEAT repeat domain-containing protein codes for the protein MLDWDLATVRLLDEDVTVRREAAGTVDGSRLDGRYALRQALLTDEDAQVRAIAARRLGDARDGRFAPALLESLEDPMPMVRDRAWRALARLGVKDLLASATRAVRWEPVWWVRRAAVRASASVAGAEAVAVLLAALEDPFWRVRHASVQALAWLGAENEALRNEVQQAAERHPQGPVRAAVAWLESEWNTGARDGATLPAPLASPAGVPGAEPLSSEDPAVTTARLEARSAESVSARELVEWLGDPHEPLRALARRRLRERKEVEAIRLAMRWLDEPRVPHARDEAQALLDRPPVDEVALARRVLESLPKPRPGALAWAGRIAVKHGLQDHVSQLLAWMVHPDATYRRAALGALVHAPTHRRDVLNALDDGDETVREEVIAAWEQRPKARAAFDDFVEALVAFAPKARTPRERRAVASAAAHQQDLDVLRQLAWDEDSATSAASLEALSALGELSDAERQQARAHEDPWLRAAVLDVDNAAHACLHDADATLRRQALELVLTHARELDDEGLAHESTGTLARSHSPAQGMRARFDEQPSTERAETPAVPSTEGLARNGAPAPGMSARSAEQLSLETDEASALRPTPASTAGGPSSAEPLAPESDEAPALKTVVSLACCGSPDPWVRARAAEQLSPEHADTELRALLRLSRDTELMVRTAAASPLESCETLDARLDALLRQPATDDTVDLRIAAWTWRLRRADDDAFARLRESLGGTTESPRVVPHLRALSLTFPEPLFADEPELARQRPTASSRPRERPAPRPFLPRASARPLGRTGLTVSPLVLSGAHLTTREPFFEARDAGIDTFFWEPRYAALTQFLRGGRSTREQSVIIAGTYHSGAAAIRRDVESALRRLHTTWLDVFLLFWVRAPERLSDENHAVLEQLRKEGKLRAFGFSTHLRDLARDALVRHDWPVVMTRHSAAHPGAEATFLPEAQRRGTGVLTFTTTCYGRLLKPVPGEPQDAPLPTAVDCYRYSLSQPGVSASLTAPRNRRELLHNLDVLSRPYMEPDALGAMRAHGERVRAQGRLLDSLVRRAPGGPREALLALMDEEGPAELEDLPSS
- a CDS encoding phytoene desaturase family protein; translation: MSSRIQGRRVVVVGAGVGGLAAAARLAHQGFDVRVVEKTSGPGGRCNRLRVEGFTWDIGPTIVLMPEVFEETFRALGRRIEDYLTLLKCEPNYRVHFRDGSDVTFTSELCAMGRELERVEPGSYARYLAFLAQGRVQYRTSLDHLVGRNYEGITDYLSPRVLARILQVRAHRRMYPDVSRYFKDDRLRAAMTFQTMYLGVSPFESPAVYGLLPFTELGVGIWFPKGGLYAIPQALEKLALEEGVRFHYGTPVERILTEGGRTTGVRLAGGEVLEADAVLCNADLPYAYEKLLDPEVTTLKRRESLRYTSSGYMLYLGMRRKYPELGHHNVVFGRDYKGSFEDIFQRFRVPEDPSFYVNAPTRTDASLAPEGKDSLYVLVPVPHQHPSLDWKEEGPKVRAKVFARLAELGHPDLESDIEVERVFTPDDWAGTFNLAKGSAFGLAQNFLQIGPFRPSNQDARVKNLFFVGASTQPGTGLPTVLISARLVTERLLSWARDRGVQLAPRSDPSKSVTAEVAA
- a CDS encoding reverse transcriptase family protein, with product MDLVSLLLELKPLMEDPEGNFSRITGLLERHQGLAEYEVARFYVSRHWSAVVSRRLNSQDPRERQEAVRLIPLLFPRLIAAGHLRRRVKDADTRVASAARAAVHKLGLSDVSLPDTRMKPPRRPHPRALGGWNPTGWLYGLYPRSRGKVKRKPDDLPTLPKLESRQDVARLVGVEESELEALMRPGSGPGSGYVEFEAPKRSGGVRRICAPREKLKSAQRALLEGLLAHLPPHDAVHGFVQGRSTVTNANAHVGANVVVRVDLEDFFPTVHYRRVKGLFAAYGYNDEVATTLAGLTTWRPKLPDGTVVWPGVLPQGAPTSPAIANLVCRRMDARLQALATKAGAAYTRYADDLSFSFAKPPEKLGRFFWWVNAILQQEGFTENAPKRRVMRQAGRQRVTGLTVNQRVAIPREERRRFKAILANCRKHGVDSQARGRPDFPAYLEGYAAYVRMVHPELGTRWQREVKELLGR
- a CDS encoding polyprenyl synthetase family protein, with the translated sequence MALPRPAAQPMSGELPLEQAWLKLVQAQVETSLGELFDLPDEARLDARWTWAMAQARTYALRPAKRVRPALVMAGHCLAKGTPVVPAELWRFAAGLELLHTFLLIHDDVADRAHLRRGGAALHHLLAPGRGGEDLAVVVGDHLFARSLEAMLESGLPGVARVVRYYLSVCRHTAAGQYLDLALGGTPLSQVSLFQTLRVAYLKTARYGFCAPLVCGAMLGGASPELVAGLERVGRHVGLAYQLRDDLIGLFGDSSVAGKAADGDFMQGKRTFPVLAAYVRATPRAREELDLLWSLPESLKDARALARARTLVEECGGREACERWVTRGSHAARRALHSLPNPNGARDLLDALIARLAHRIA
- a CDS encoding alpha/beta hydrolase-fold protein, translated to MDARELEARARAEGTPVIIGDTATFVWRGRGPVFVQGDFQDWKGEPLPLERAGPGLWKRSLALPRDAYVEYALFDAKGRRVRDDFNARVCDNGFGESNHVFYMPDGGPALPSRRPRGIPRGRVTRHRVDMSDTGLTGQRTVHLYAPPTKAPVPLVVVLDGEEYLRRVRLPELVDTLIADGRMSPIALALVSHGGPMRDVEYACSEYTVGLLAWKVLPLAREHLSLMDERHHPGAHGVLGSSLGGLMSLFIGLRAPETFGKVLSQSGAFVVENHEFVVFDLARHVPRRPLEVWMSCGRFEGLLEGNQRIDPLLKASGHQVEYREYSGGHNYTAWRDDLVRGLECLFPPSPAAKRR
- a CDS encoding TIGR01777 family oxidoreductase; translation: MKVAVTGATGFLGPGVVQGLLTQGHQVQVLTRDVGRALERLPSGVTGAVFDGRTAMGAEALSGVDAVVHLAGEPVAQRWTKDAKQRIHDSRVQGTRVLVDAMKAAGTVKRFVSTSAIGYYGGAREAEPLTEDSAPGDDFLARVCVAWEAEAWRARAEAGISTAVVRMGMVLHPDGGALHKMLPPFRMGAGGPVGSGKQYVSWIHLDDARALLQFALAHPELEGPVNATAPEPVTNAAFAHALGHALGRPSVMHVPAFMVKAALGEMSKVVLEGQRVLPARAQAAGFAFGFPELEGALKQLLG